One window of the Terriglobales bacterium genome contains the following:
- a CDS encoding GMC family oxidoreductase: MAANMYDVIVVGTGAGGGTAMKILCEAGLKVCAVNSGRRTDPQVDYRNHRQVYDLKYRGYGDPLRLKGKAHQEPYSVEESEYSDGRDLFEHDVAYSNAPGTDWYWKRCKATGGKANFWGRSSARFGDIDFKAAELDGFGENWPVDYAEIAPWFTKAERYMGVASTIQNRPSNPDGEYLPPMPWRCIDYIIQKGAEKLGLPYLPDRCAQLTVAHNDHPPCHYCGNCSRGCDVGAFFSPTWFTIPEAEATKNLTLLTHALVREVIVDQNGMAKGVAYIDRLSRKEVEVYAKVVVLAASCVETAHIMLNSKSRHWPTGLANSSGQLGRNLCEHLYGSPGYGYLPRLLGQPATPDNIADSTVAWMPRWQNLKNPREEKFIRGYSVYIGGGCGEFPGYYGQIEGFGSSFKRDIKRYYPTGIGSLIQAPTLPSPTNYVDIDPEKKDIFGIPQLRFHFQWGQNELLMWEHSKQLMLDLFKAMGAEMWGADEQPNRPGTSLHETGVCRFGNDPKTAVTNKWAQTHDVPNLYICDASIFPSCTDKTTTMPIVAFTMRNCDHMLDNFKKGVHNRA; this comes from the coding sequence TTGGCCGCCAATATGTATGACGTGATTGTGGTGGGAACCGGCGCTGGCGGCGGCACCGCCATGAAGATCCTATGCGAAGCAGGACTCAAGGTCTGTGCTGTTAACTCGGGTCGGCGCACCGACCCACAAGTGGACTATCGCAACCACCGGCAGGTTTACGACTTGAAGTATCGGGGATACGGCGATCCCTTGCGCCTGAAGGGAAAAGCGCACCAGGAGCCCTATTCGGTGGAGGAGTCAGAATACAGCGATGGCAGAGACCTGTTTGAACATGATGTAGCGTATTCCAATGCCCCAGGCACGGATTGGTACTGGAAGCGCTGCAAGGCAACCGGCGGCAAGGCCAATTTTTGGGGCCGCTCGTCGGCCCGCTTTGGTGACATTGATTTCAAGGCCGCGGAACTCGATGGATTCGGTGAAAACTGGCCGGTGGATTACGCAGAGATTGCACCCTGGTTCACAAAAGCCGAACGATACATGGGCGTGGCCAGCACCATCCAGAATCGGCCAAGCAATCCTGATGGCGAGTATCTGCCGCCGATGCCCTGGCGCTGTATTGATTACATTATTCAGAAGGGCGCTGAAAAACTCGGGTTACCTTATCTGCCCGATCGCTGCGCCCAATTGACCGTCGCCCACAATGATCATCCTCCCTGCCATTACTGCGGGAACTGCAGTCGTGGATGCGACGTCGGAGCTTTCTTTTCGCCCACATGGTTCACAATCCCCGAGGCGGAAGCTACAAAGAACCTCACGCTCCTGACTCATGCCCTGGTGCGCGAAGTCATCGTAGACCAGAACGGCATGGCAAAAGGTGTCGCCTATATTGATCGTCTCAGCCGAAAAGAAGTTGAGGTCTATGCCAAAGTAGTCGTGCTGGCGGCTTCGTGCGTTGAGACGGCACACATCATGTTAAATTCGAAGTCTCGCCATTGGCCCACAGGACTTGCAAATTCCAGCGGACAACTTGGCCGCAATCTCTGCGAACACTTGTACGGTAGCCCGGGATATGGCTACCTGCCGCGCCTGTTGGGCCAACCGGCCACTCCCGACAACATCGCCGATTCCACCGTGGCCTGGATGCCGCGTTGGCAGAATTTGAAAAATCCGCGGGAAGAGAAATTTATCCGCGGCTACTCGGTTTACATCGGAGGCGGTTGCGGAGAGTTCCCGGGATATTACGGGCAGATCGAAGGCTTTGGCTCGTCATTCAAGCGCGACATTAAACGTTACTACCCTACTGGGATCGGCTCTCTTATTCAGGCGCCTACCCTTCCGAGCCCGACGAACTATGTTGACATTGATCCGGAGAAGAAAGACATATTCGGCATTCCCCAGCTTCGGTTTCATTTTCAATGGGGTCAGAACGAACTCCTCATGTGGGAACACTCAAAGCAGCTAATGCTCGATCTCTTTAAAGCGATGGGCGCAGAGATGTGGGGCGCTGACGAGCAGCCGAACCGGCCCGGAACCAGTTTGCACGAAACCGGAGTCTGCAGGTTTGGAAATGATCCAAAAACCGCGGTCACGAACAAATGGGCACAGACCCACGACGTTCCGAACCTTTATATCTGCGACGCAAGTATTTTTCCAAGCTGCACTGACAAAACCACCACTATGCCAATCGTCGCCTTCACTATGCGCAATTGCGATCACATGCTCGACAACTTCAAAAAGGGCGTTCACAATCGCGCCTGA
- a CDS encoding gluconate 2-dehydrogenase subunit 3 family protein, whose translation MGGQGVERREILRYIGIAAVAATFPGFNKWVFACPEGHTHTQTSPPPPAPYRLLFFSPQYYRMIDHIAEMIIPEDDHPGAKKAGVAEFIDFMVANRVPVSASRDIRSTDDAIQIGNEAQSKFIAGLDWINARSQSEFGGQFMDITPQQQNSLMEELAYKAKFKPTTEAGRAFFQMMRDYTVVGYYTTKIGLQSLGYPGLRTVWGKMPGCSHPDDPEHAHLPPPSIPAASGQTNKH comes from the coding sequence TTGGGCGGCCAAGGAGTGGAACGCCGGGAGATTCTCCGGTACATCGGGATCGCCGCGGTCGCGGCCACATTCCCTGGCTTTAATAAGTGGGTATTCGCTTGCCCTGAGGGTCATACTCACACGCAAACTTCACCGCCGCCTCCAGCTCCGTACCGGCTGCTGTTTTTTTCACCGCAGTACTACCGGATGATCGACCATATCGCGGAGATGATTATTCCGGAAGACGATCATCCCGGCGCCAAAAAAGCGGGGGTTGCCGAGTTCATTGATTTCATGGTGGCCAATCGCGTCCCCGTGAGTGCTTCACGCGACATTCGCTCCACGGATGATGCGATTCAAATAGGCAATGAGGCGCAGAGCAAATTCATTGCTGGTCTCGATTGGATAAACGCCCGAAGCCAATCCGAGTTCGGGGGACAGTTCATGGACATTACCCCGCAGCAGCAGAACAGCCTGATGGAGGAGCTTGCTTACAAAGCGAAATTCAAACCCACTACAGAGGCGGGACGCGCTTTTTTCCAGATGATGCGCGACTACACGGTTGTCGGCTACTACACCACCAAAATTGGATTGCAAAGTCTCGGCTATCCGGGGCTTCGGACAGTATGGGGTAAGATGCCGGGTTGTTCCCATCCCGACGATCCGGAACATGCACATCTTCCGCCACCTTCCATCCCTGCCGCGTCCGGTCAAACCAACAAGCACTGA
- a CDS encoding DUF1080 domain-containing protein: MNLYLGTFGLERRPRFFPAMISVMVLAFVGTAPAQTSRRLLFNAKNLDGWQQVGPGSFIVKDGIMKTEGGMGMLWYTREKIANATLRVVFKLTAKESDSGVFIRIPEKPTEPWMAINRGYEVEIGDWPDDYSCTGVLYTFTKALARSINSIGKWNTMDITLDGPRTVVYLNGAKVTDFAEGQPVPAKAAGSHDPDRGPRPDSGFIGVQNHPGPEVYFKEISLTPLSQ, translated from the coding sequence ATGAACCTCTACCTCGGCACTTTCGGCCTCGAGCGACGGCCAAGATTCTTCCCGGCGATGATATCCGTAATGGTGCTGGCGTTCGTCGGCACAGCACCTGCGCAGACTTCAAGACGTCTCCTATTCAACGCAAAGAATCTTGACGGGTGGCAACAAGTTGGTCCCGGCTCTTTCATAGTAAAGGACGGCATCATGAAGACCGAGGGTGGAATGGGTATGCTGTGGTACACAAGAGAGAAGATTGCAAATGCCACCCTCCGCGTGGTTTTCAAACTCACCGCTAAGGAATCGGACTCCGGAGTCTTTATCAGGATACCGGAGAAGCCCACTGAGCCATGGATGGCAATCAACCGAGGGTACGAGGTTGAAATTGGCGACTGGCCGGACGACTACTCCTGTACCGGAGTTCTCTACACATTTACAAAAGCACTGGCGCGCTCCATCAACTCTATCGGCAAGTGGAACACGATGGACATAACGCTCGATGGACCGCGTACCGTCGTATATCTCAACGGCGCCAAAGTCACGGATTTCGCTGAGGGACAACCTGTGCCAGCGAAAGCTGCTGGCTCTCATGATCCTGATCGAGGACCGCGACCCGACTCGGGCTTTATCGGAGTACAGAATCATCCCGGACCCGAGGTTTACTTCAAGGAGATTTCGCTCACACCACTGTCGCAGTAA
- a CDS encoding 2'-5' RNA ligase family protein — protein sequence MQPLQYALVAYVKAPVGQFVERLRRELRSTLPHLPAHITILPPRVLQGSEEQAREIVEQVCSQASPFEVVMGEVETFVPQTATVFIRVAHGAYRMRELHDQLNHGPLQFQEQFPYMPHLTIAKLSSATEAKSALQLAQDRWSEYSGNRRILIEELTFVREGQGSTWDDLAPVPLGGNLVAKPTSY from the coding sequence ATGCAGCCCTTGCAATATGCCCTTGTGGCTTATGTAAAGGCTCCCGTCGGGCAATTCGTGGAGCGCTTGCGCCGGGAACTCCGTTCCACTCTGCCCCATTTACCCGCTCACATTACGATTTTGCCGCCCCGTGTCCTTCAGGGTTCAGAAGAACAAGCCCGCGAGATCGTGGAACAAGTCTGCAGCCAAGCCAGTCCTTTTGAAGTGGTCATGGGAGAAGTGGAGACGTTCGTACCGCAAACTGCCACTGTGTTTATCCGCGTTGCTCATGGCGCCTATCGGATGCGCGAACTTCACGACCAGCTAAACCACGGTCCTTTGCAGTTTCAGGAGCAATTCCCCTACATGCCTCACCTCACCATCGCCAAGTTGAGCAGTGCGACAGAGGCGAAAAGCGCACTACAGCTTGCCCAGGATCGCTGGTCTGAATACAGCGGCAACCGCCGCATTCTCATTGAAGAGCTTACCTTCGTCCGCGAAGGCCAGGGCAGCACATGGGACGACCTGGCGCCCGTCCCTCTCGGCGGTAACCTGGTAGCCAAACCGACGTCATACTGA
- a CDS encoding sigma-54 dependent transcriptional regulator produces the protein MRQKAQLLIVDDEANTLASLARAFRLAGHEAVVCDNAAKALELAKSQSFDLILSDVVMPGKNGLALLEELKAQGITTPVVMMSGQAHIEMAVRATKLGALDFLEKPISSDKLMLTVENALKLQQLETENRQLRQRLGKHEMVWSGDAMRRVMAQVDRVAASETRVCILGETGTGKELVARTLHERSPRASGPFITLNCAAIPAELIESELFGHEKGSFTGAATRHIGKFEQAQHGTLFLDEIGDMPLAMQAKLLRVLEENEVERIGGDKPITVDVRVIVATHRNLETLVREGKFRQDLFHRIYVFPLVLPPLRERPDDIAPLIEHFAHQVSQQNGWKPLPFTTDAIQALRNYTWPGNVRELRNVVERLLLLASSDSVDRSTVEQALPQNNALGAVSGSSAGGLAERVNSFERDTILSELKRNQFHITNTAKALGLERSHLYKKAEHLGIDLQAIRKSSAAED, from the coding sequence ATGCGGCAGAAGGCACAGTTGTTGATCGTAGATGACGAAGCTAACACTCTGGCTTCTCTGGCACGGGCCTTTCGCCTGGCCGGACATGAAGCCGTCGTCTGCGATAACGCTGCCAAGGCGCTGGAGCTTGCCAAGTCGCAGTCCTTCGACTTGATTCTTTCCGATGTCGTTATGCCGGGCAAGAATGGTCTGGCTCTGCTCGAGGAACTAAAGGCCCAGGGAATCACTACGCCGGTGGTCATGATGTCCGGGCAGGCGCATATTGAGATGGCGGTCCGCGCCACGAAGCTCGGGGCGCTCGATTTTCTGGAGAAGCCTATCTCGTCCGATAAGTTAATGCTTACCGTTGAAAACGCGCTCAAGCTGCAGCAACTGGAAACGGAAAACCGGCAACTCCGGCAACGGTTGGGTAAGCACGAGATGGTGTGGTCTGGTGATGCGATGCGGCGCGTAATGGCGCAGGTGGATCGCGTGGCGGCGAGTGAGACTCGGGTCTGCATTCTGGGCGAAACCGGCACCGGCAAAGAACTAGTGGCCCGCACGCTGCACGAGCGCAGTCCGCGCGCCTCCGGTCCTTTTATTACGCTCAATTGCGCCGCCATTCCGGCGGAGCTGATCGAGTCCGAGCTTTTCGGTCATGAGAAAGGTTCGTTTACCGGGGCTGCCACCCGCCACATCGGCAAGTTCGAGCAGGCACAGCACGGCACCCTTTTCCTGGATGAAATCGGGGACATGCCGCTTGCCATGCAGGCCAAACTACTGCGCGTCTTGGAAGAAAATGAAGTGGAGCGGATTGGTGGCGACAAACCAATCACGGTAGATGTCCGAGTCATCGTCGCCACTCACCGCAACCTCGAAACCCTGGTCAGAGAAGGAAAGTTCCGTCAGGACCTTTTTCATCGTATCTACGTGTTCCCGCTCGTCCTGCCCCCGCTGCGCGAGCGACCGGACGATATCGCCCCACTGATCGAGCATTTTGCCCACCAGGTGAGCCAACAAAACGGCTGGAAACCTCTTCCCTTCACTACTGATGCTATCCAAGCGCTTCGAAACTACACCTGGCCGGGTAACGTCCGCGAGTTGCGTAACGTGGTCGAGCGGCTCCTGCTGCTGGCCAGCAGCGACTCTGTGGATCGCAGCACCGTTGAGCAAGCTTTGCCTCAGAACAACGCTTTGGGTGCTGTTTCAGGCAGTTCCGCCGGGGGCCTCGCCGAACGTGTCAACAGCTTCGAGCGCGATACCATTCTCTCTGAACTCAAGCGTAACCAGTTCCACATCACGAATACCGCCAAAGCGTTGGGCCTCGAGCGCAGCCACCTCTACAAAAAAGCTGAACACCTGGGAATCGATTTGCAGGCAATCCGCAAGAGTTCGGCAGCGGAAGATTAA
- a CDS encoding nucleotide sugar dehydrogenase: MLPFGVYGSGFLATVISAGLSDFGTPVFCSHDDADRLLGMAKGAIPFHEKNLEEVIRRNVRCGRLVYSSEIEKLAARSQIIFLAEDSAKGIEETALHVARLMPRDTIMAVVTPVPVGTAAAIEKRFKEAGLSVTVVSLPIFLTDGCAVEDFNCPDRIILGTESQAAVKALKQIFRPLVMRGVPVLVTNHETAELARQADTAFLATKLSFINELAALCEHVGADAVDLGLALGLDKRIGPRCLQAGSGIGGPFAETDMYSLSQLAGEHHVPLKVLAAARDVNSSFSDQMAKKICDTLENITDKQVAMIGLAFKPNTNSVAGSSSIRLIRSLIARGANVRAYDPVAMPGAKTELDGQIKYCDSVYSAVEGAHALVVGTGWPEFRNLDFQRIRGLLKRQVIVDTKNLLDGAKLRGMGFRYVGVGR, encoded by the coding sequence ATGCTGCCCTTTGGAGTCTACGGTTCGGGATTTTTGGCAACGGTAATTTCCGCTGGCCTGTCTGATTTCGGCACGCCCGTTTTCTGCTCCCACGATGATGCTGACCGCCTGCTGGGCATGGCCAAAGGCGCCATCCCGTTTCACGAAAAGAACCTGGAAGAAGTAATCCGCAGGAACGTGCGCTGTGGACGCCTGGTTTATTCCAGCGAAATCGAAAAACTCGCGGCACGATCGCAGATTATCTTTCTTGCCGAGGACAGCGCCAAAGGTATCGAGGAAACCGCGTTGCACGTGGCCCGGCTCATGCCCCGAGACACGATCATGGCGGTGGTCACGCCCGTCCCCGTCGGCACCGCAGCCGCTATTGAGAAGCGCTTCAAGGAAGCCGGCCTTTCGGTCACCGTGGTCTCACTGCCGATCTTCCTCACGGATGGCTGCGCCGTCGAAGATTTCAACTGCCCTGACCGCATCATCCTGGGCACTGAATCGCAAGCGGCAGTCAAGGCCCTGAAGCAGATTTTTCGTCCTCTGGTCATGCGCGGTGTTCCAGTGCTGGTTACCAATCATGAGACGGCTGAGCTGGCTCGCCAGGCAGATACGGCATTCCTGGCTACCAAGCTATCTTTTATTAACGAGCTTGCCGCTTTATGTGAGCATGTGGGAGCGGATGCGGTTGATCTGGGCCTGGCGCTGGGTTTGGACAAGCGGATCGGTCCACGCTGTTTGCAAGCCGGATCCGGCATCGGCGGCCCATTCGCAGAAACTGACATGTACTCCCTGAGCCAGTTGGCCGGAGAGCATCACGTTCCCTTGAAGGTGCTGGCAGCGGCGCGCGACGTCAACAGCTCGTTTTCTGACCAGATGGCCAAGAAGATTTGTGACACCTTGGAGAACATCACCGATAAGCAAGTAGCTATGATCGGCCTCGCCTTCAAGCCCAACACCAATTCCGTCGCGGGCTCTTCCTCCATTCGGCTGATCCGGAGTCTCATTGCTAGAGGCGCAAACGTACGCGCCTATGATCCGGTCGCTATGCCCGGCGCAAAAACTGAATTGGACGGCCAGATCAAATATTGCGATTCCGTGTACTCCGCGGTTGAGGGCGCGCACGCCCTGGTGGTGGGGACGGGATGGCCCGAATTTCGCAACCTTGATTTTCAGCGCATCCGGGGCCTGCTCAAGAGGCAGGTAATCGTAGATACCAAAAACCTGCTCGACGGCGCCAAACTGCGCGGCATGGGATTTCGCTACGTCGGCGTCGGCCGCTGA
- a CDS encoding tetratricopeptide repeat protein: MRTVKIAMSVIVALACFLVPAALAQSAQSWPRPMGAGAFPISFTHASAWFAHRADDNQKLITMLVYFEGRAGWNSQRTDFKWELNGNTAKIQMSLGGEEILLKYWPNNGDVEVQGSKYSLSRTNVFLVEDIDSPHPRVRPLGIHDLSFAAEDIPALVLLKRDPDVWAAVSGRSPAEHWKNRISNTPERIVAWDTEGLRLLLTGKPESERQACELFRRAALEGYAASQYRLGYCYEAGLGEDQSFSTANKWYDKAAHQGHVDAQYKLGHSYRVGRGVPIDLAAALQWYKKAAENGDREALHNLGWMYATGQGVRANAEEAYRWFLEAAKRGETGAQFEVARRLREGDGVKEDLICSYAWLLVLQTQESNLAPEDREQIDIAIKSVQSKVGKSAILQAEEQAHVLLTTIAKNEMESFARQQS; encoded by the coding sequence ATGCGAACGGTAAAGATTGCAATGTCGGTAATTGTAGCTTTGGCGTGTTTTCTGGTTCCAGCGGCTCTCGCCCAATCAGCCCAATCATGGCCGCGTCCGATGGGCGCTGGAGCATTCCCAATCTCTTTCACGCACGCTTCTGCGTGGTTTGCACATCGAGCGGACGACAACCAGAAACTGATTACGATGCTGGTCTACTTCGAAGGACGTGCCGGCTGGAACAGTCAGCGCACAGATTTTAAATGGGAGCTGAATGGAAACACTGCCAAAATCCAGATGTCCCTTGGGGGAGAAGAAATCCTCCTAAAGTACTGGCCGAATAATGGCGACGTCGAGGTTCAGGGATCAAAATACAGCTTGTCGAGGACCAATGTCTTTCTCGTTGAAGACATCGACAGCCCACACCCCCGGGTCAGGCCGTTGGGCATTCACGATTTATCGTTTGCAGCGGAGGACATACCAGCGCTCGTCCTGTTGAAGCGAGACCCGGATGTCTGGGCTGCGGTGAGCGGGAGATCACCCGCCGAACACTGGAAAAACCGTATCTCCAACACGCCGGAAAGAATCGTCGCTTGGGATACGGAGGGACTCCGACTTCTGCTGACTGGGAAGCCTGAATCTGAACGGCAGGCATGTGAATTATTCCGGCGAGCTGCGTTGGAAGGCTATGCAGCTTCCCAGTACCGGCTCGGCTACTGCTATGAGGCCGGACTTGGCGAAGACCAGAGCTTCTCCACAGCCAACAAATGGTACGACAAAGCAGCTCATCAAGGTCACGTGGATGCCCAATATAAGTTAGGCCATAGTTATCGCGTCGGTCGTGGTGTGCCGATTGATTTGGCTGCGGCGCTCCAGTGGTACAAGAAAGCAGCCGAGAACGGCGACCGCGAAGCTCTGCACAATCTCGGCTGGATGTATGCCACCGGGCAGGGCGTCAGAGCCAATGCCGAAGAAGCTTATCGCTGGTTTCTGGAGGCCGCAAAACGGGGAGAAACGGGTGCACAGTTTGAAGTTGCTCGCCGGCTGAGAGAGGGTGATGGCGTGAAGGAAGACCTAATCTGCTCCTATGCATGGCTTCTCGTTCTGCAAACACAAGAGAGCAACCTTGCACCTGAGGACCGGGAGCAGATCGACATAGCAATAAAATCGGTCCAGAGCAAGGTCGGTAAATCCGCCATCCTACAAGCGGAGGAACAGGCACACGTTTTGCTTACGACCATTGCGAAGAATGAAATGGAGAGCTTTGCACGGCAGCAGAGCTGA
- a CDS encoding PhoU domain-containing protein yields the protein MPNAQKLRERVLQSSRQAFLIAADAAANLVDLFQNSESMAFLAIKDCERELDQLERQIDEDMPAAITRVSEQKARELLACIRFITDLERIGDLLMGSAQRLRVASGIPRGGDRSVLVEMAATLKDMLVKVHHAFVDRNAEIAGAVLRADRDLNRLYHSLVRRHFEADTKQDWRLKTNVLLIGGALERAGDHTQNLAEEVLHLIEGHTVRHQPKMKAES from the coding sequence TTGCCTAACGCTCAGAAACTCAGGGAACGGGTGCTGCAATCGAGCCGGCAGGCCTTCTTGATCGCGGCGGATGCTGCCGCCAATCTGGTTGACCTGTTTCAGAACTCCGAGTCAATGGCATTCCTCGCCATCAAGGACTGCGAGAGAGAGCTCGACCAACTGGAGCGGCAGATTGACGAGGACATGCCGGCAGCCATCACTCGAGTGTCAGAACAGAAAGCGCGCGAGCTACTCGCTTGCATCCGCTTTATTACCGACCTGGAGCGGATCGGTGATCTGCTGATGGGCTCGGCGCAAAGATTGCGGGTGGCGTCAGGCATCCCGCGCGGGGGGGACCGCAGCGTTTTGGTAGAAATGGCTGCCACTCTCAAAGACATGCTGGTGAAGGTTCACCATGCATTTGTGGACAGGAATGCGGAAATTGCCGGCGCCGTGCTCAGGGCCGATCGCGACCTCAACCGACTTTACCATTCGCTGGTGCGGCGTCATTTCGAAGCGGACACAAAGCAGGATTGGCGTTTGAAGACCAACGTCTTGCTGATTGGCGGTGCTCTGGAACGTGCGGGAGACCACACCCAGAATCTCGCTGAAGAGGTGCTCCATTTGATCGAAGGCCACACCGTCCGTCATCAACCAAAGATGAAAGCCGAATCATGA
- a CDS encoding glycoside hydrolase family 2 TIM barrel-domain containing protein, translating into MHPGRVLKWMVVLAVSAAMPVCLSAAERTTISLDGTWDIADSKEADAIPSLWNHQAPVPGLAHSAQPGFPKVDQFDSRLLIQNRVSNGKLPESAIVTNAGVSRQERNWFWYRRTFELSAIRSVAILHINKAQFGTAIWLNGIKIGDHLPCFTRATLDVSRAIRRGSNELIVRVGAHPGVLPPTVSAGTDFEKIRWTPGIYDIVFLALNDNPSIENVQVAPKVADSSIVVQTSLHNLAKHPTSFDLTQRVHAWKISTTVASSSPKHITLAPGESKIVLQTMRLPGARLWSPESPNLYVLETGTGGDSATTRFGMREFRFDTATKRAYLNGRPYFMRGSNITLHRFFEDPLSGTLPWDEAWVRKLLVEIPRQMHWNSFRFCIGPVPDQWLDIADEAGLLIQNEYFVWTGHDWHGPENQVHFNTEEMIPEYSEWLRDNWNHPSVVVWDANNETWDPDFGEKIIPAVRGLDLSSRPWENSYNPPQGADDPVEDHPYEFQTMASGGPEFSMTALESPGGISPGAQTGHALILNEYGWLWLNRDGAPTELTKNLYPALLGRDSSAEQRLALNAYLLAGLTEYWRAYRQYAGVLHFVYLTSSDPAGYTSDHFRDIKNLELHPEFRDYMSNAFAPLGVYLSFWQPKIEARSQRTLPVMLVNDKDRQIEGTLTLDLETKGGSRVASQTAKFKIAALGQETIYNDFKFPDTTGDFLLRAIIDYRENGANLSTQSRRYLKLVEPERQGDGGGTHLEQ; encoded by the coding sequence ATGCACCCCGGTCGCGTTCTCAAGTGGATGGTTGTGCTGGCGGTCTCGGCCGCGATGCCAGTCTGCTTGAGCGCCGCCGAGAGAACTACAATTTCACTCGACGGCACTTGGGATATTGCGGATTCGAAAGAAGCTGATGCGATTCCGTCCCTATGGAATCACCAGGCGCCGGTGCCGGGACTCGCACATTCTGCGCAGCCTGGCTTCCCAAAGGTGGACCAGTTCGACAGCCGGTTGCTGATTCAGAACCGGGTCAGCAATGGCAAACTTCCTGAGAGCGCCATCGTCACTAATGCCGGCGTATCCCGACAGGAACGCAACTGGTTTTGGTATCGCCGCACCTTTGAACTCTCCGCAATCCGAAGCGTGGCCATTCTCCACATTAACAAGGCGCAGTTCGGAACTGCGATTTGGCTCAATGGCATCAAGATTGGCGATCACCTACCTTGCTTCACGAGGGCAACGTTGGACGTCAGCAGGGCGATCCGTCGCGGTAGTAACGAATTAATAGTTCGCGTTGGAGCACATCCTGGGGTCCTGCCCCCCACAGTTTCCGCCGGCACTGACTTTGAAAAGATCCGCTGGACTCCGGGCATCTACGACATCGTTTTTCTAGCGCTTAACGACAATCCATCCATTGAAAACGTCCAGGTGGCGCCGAAGGTTGCAGACAGCTCAATCGTTGTACAGACATCTCTGCACAACTTGGCAAAGCATCCGACGTCGTTTGATCTGACACAGCGCGTGCATGCCTGGAAGATAAGCACCACGGTGGCGAGTTCCAGCCCGAAGCACATTACTCTCGCTCCTGGCGAAAGCAAAATAGTTCTTCAGACCATGCGGTTACCCGGAGCACGCCTGTGGTCCCCGGAATCGCCCAACTTGTATGTGCTTGAAACGGGTACCGGAGGCGATAGTGCAACCACCCGTTTCGGCATGCGTGAGTTTCGCTTCGACACAGCCACTAAAAGGGCATATCTCAACGGCCGCCCCTATTTCATGCGCGGATCAAACATTACTCTTCACCGATTCTTCGAAGACCCTCTATCAGGCACGCTGCCGTGGGACGAGGCCTGGGTGCGGAAACTGCTTGTCGAAATTCCGCGCCAGATGCACTGGAACAGTTTTCGGTTCTGCATTGGCCCCGTCCCCGATCAATGGCTCGACATCGCTGACGAAGCAGGACTACTCATCCAGAACGAATACTTCGTGTGGACTGGGCATGATTGGCATGGCCCCGAGAACCAAGTGCATTTCAACACTGAAGAGATGATCCCAGAGTACAGCGAATGGCTGCGCGATAACTGGAATCATCCCAGCGTTGTGGTTTGGGATGCAAACAATGAAACCTGGGACCCGGACTTCGGAGAGAAGATCATTCCGGCGGTTCGTGGCCTCGACCTTTCAAGCCGGCCTTGGGAAAACAGTTACAACCCTCCGCAGGGCGCTGACGATCCGGTTGAGGACCATCCATACGAATTTCAGACGATGGCAAGCGGCGGTCCTGAGTTCAGCATGACAGCGCTTGAAAGTCCGGGTGGGATCTCTCCTGGCGCACAGACGGGACATGCTCTCATACTGAATGAATACGGCTGGCTTTGGTTGAACCGCGACGGTGCGCCCACCGAGCTTACAAAAAATCTTTACCCGGCCCTTCTCGGAAGGGACTCGTCTGCGGAACAAAGGCTCGCTCTGAATGCCTACCTGCTGGCCGGCCTTACCGAGTACTGGCGCGCCTACCGCCAATACGCCGGAGTCCTCCATTTTGTGTATCTCACCAGTAGCGATCCCGCCGGTTACACTTCAGACCATTTTCGCGATATAAAAAATCTGGAACTTCATCCGGAGTTCCGCGATTACATGAGCAATGCATTTGCACCCTTGGGGGTGTACCTAAGCTTTTGGCAACCAAAAATTGAGGCTCGAAGCCAACGCACGCTACCCGTGATGCTGGTCAACGACAAGGACCGGCAGATTGAGGGCACACTCACTCTGGACCTCGAGACGAAGGGTGGCAGTCGCGTAGCAAGTCAAACGGCAAAGTTCAAAATCGCGGCGCTGGGGCAGGAAACGATTTATAACGATTTCAAATTCCCGGACACCACCGGTGATTTCCTTCTGCGAGCGATTATCGATTATCGGGAGAACGGCGCCAACTTGTCCACTCAAAGCCGACGCTACCTTAAGCTGGTAGAACCTGAAAGACAAGGAGATGGTGGTGGGACGCACCTAGAACAGTGA